One window from the genome of Penaeus monodon isolate SGIC_2016 chromosome 4, NSTDA_Pmon_1, whole genome shotgun sequence encodes:
- the LOC119572467 gene encoding low-density lipoprotein receptor-related protein 8-like, with protein MMVLKVLLAALLCISQVAATCPESEQIHCGTSDRCTRIRYICDGDNDCGDYSDEESAICGAWRNEYCERGSVRCRRMGDTNCVTISRYCELSDPPCEGDLDMRLCQVLNDCPETGARCHRSAVDQHSAPLPKRLPNQKSAPSLNLNQ; from the exons ATGATGGTCCTCAAGGTCCTGTTAGCAGCTCTCCTCTGCATTTCCCAAG TCGCGGCCACGTGTCCCGAGAGCGAGCAGATCCACTGCGGAACCAGCGATCGCTGCACGAGGATCCGCTACATCTGCGACGGAGACAACGACTGCGGCGACTATTCCGACGAGGAGAGCGCCATCTGCGGG GCTTGGCGCAATGAGTACTGCGAGCGAGGCTCCGTCAGGTGTCGCAGGATGGGAGACACCAACTGCGTCACCATCAGCCGCTACTGCGAGCTCTCCGACCCGCCGTGTGAGGGGGACCTGGACATGCGTCTGTGCCAG GTCCTAAATGATTGCCCAGAAACGGGTGCCAGGTGCCATAGGAGTGCCGTTGACCAGCACTCTGCCCCTCTCCCCAAGCGTCTTCCCAACCAGAAGTCCGCCCCTTCGCTTAATCTCAACCAGTGA
- the LOC119570412 gene encoding uncharacterized protein LOC119570412, which produces MEVLKVLLAALLCISQVAATCPESEQIHCGTSDRCTRIRYICDGDNDCGDYSDEESAICGAWRNEYCERGSVRCRRMGDTNCVTISRYCELSDPPCEGDLDMRLCQMLREEKLRPLEEIVLPSEESAVRHSSVEEVEDLGEEFLEKINATISHPDCPQFYTRVGDRCLSIFYFGKVNWGEARSFCKAIGGDLLTLHDGADKFHELVRHLREHHIVSDFWVGGNLKNETAGWTWIDGAPMEMGTPFWTLRSTSDCEPRTYSLNHNSTRVANEGTCYHYQQAPHTPAEGHCAALNYENFFYLSDELCLELKSPLCLFPRKV; this is translated from the exons TCGCGGCCACGTGTCCCGAGAGCGAGCAGATCCACTGCGGAACCAGCGATCGCTGCACGAGGATCCGCTACATCTGCGACGGAGACAACGACTGCGGCGACTATTCCGACGAGGAGAGCGCCATCTGCGGG GCTTGGCGCAATGAGTACTGCGAGCGAGGCTCCGTCAGGTGTCGCAGGATGGGAGACACCAACTGCGTCACCATCAGCCGCTACTGCGAGCTCTCCGACCCGCCGTGTGAGGGGGACCTGGACATGCGTCTGTGTCAG ATGTTGAGGGAAGAAAAACTTCGACCTCTTGAAGAGATCGTCCTGCCGTCAGAAGAATCTGCTG tGAGACACTCAAGCGTGGAAGAGGTCGAGGATTTGGGAGAAGAATTCCTTGAAAAGATCAACGCTACCATCAGCCACCCCGACTGCCCTCAGTTCTACACCCGTGTGGGCGATCGGTGCCTGTCCATCTTCTACTTTGGAAAG GTCAACTGGGGAGAAGCTCGTTCCTTCTGCAAGGCGATTGGCGGCGACCTTCTCACCCTCCATGACGGCGCAGACAAGTTCCACGAGCTCGTCCGCCACCTCCGCGAGCACC aTATTGTATCAGATTTCTGGGTGGGAGGAAATTTGAAGAACGAGACAGCGGGCTGGACATGGATCGATGGCGCCCCCATGGAAATGGGCACCCCCTTCTGGACCCTCAG gtcTACCAGTGACTGCGAGCCTCGCACTTACTCACTCAATCACAACTCAACGCGCGTGGCCAACGAGGGGACCTGCTACCACTACCAGCAGGCGCCCCACACTCCCGCCGAAGGCCACTGCGCCGCCCTCAACTACGAGAACTTCTTCTACTTGAGCGACGAGCTGTGCTTGGAACTGAAGAGTCCTTTGTGTTTGTTCCCGAGGAAGGTTTAG